Proteins encoded within one genomic window of Brienomyrus brachyistius isolate T26 chromosome 22, BBRACH_0.4, whole genome shotgun sequence:
- the LOC125718232 gene encoding dexamethasone-induced Ras-related protein 1-like, which yields MIKKMTPSENEFDIPAKNCYRMVILGSTKVGKTAIISRFLNERFEEQYTPTIEDFHRKFYSIKGNVYQLDILDTSGNHPFPAVRRLSILTGDVFILVFSLDSRESFQEVKRLKQQIYETKSCLKNKTKENVNVPLVICGNKSDREFCREVSPEEIEELVADDQQCAYFDISAKRNTNVDSMFRALFTLAKLPNEMSPDLHRKVSEQYCDMLQRKSLKNKKFKDGESYGIVAPFARRPSVHSDLMYIKEKAIGGSQAKDRERCVIS from the exons ATGATCAAGAAAATGACACCGTCGGAAAACGAGTTCGACATCCCCGCAAAAAACTGCTACAGGATGGTGATCCTGGGCTCCACTAAAGTTGGCAAGACGGCCATCATCTCCCGGTTTCTAAATGAAAGGTTCGAGGAGCAATATACGCCGACAATAGAGGACTTTCATAGGAAGTTCTACAGCATTAAGGGAAACGTTTACCAGCTGGACATTTTAGACACCTCTGGAAATCACCCCTTTCCTGCCGTGAGGAGACTATCTATACTTACAG GTGATGTCTTCATCCTGGTGTTCAGTTTGGACAGCAGAGAATCATTCCAGGAGGTTAAACGCCTGAAGCAGCAGATATACGAGACGAAGTCCtgtttgaaaaacaaaaccaaagaAAACGTTAACGTCCCGCTGGTTATATGCGGGAACAAGAGCGATCGGGAGTTTTGCAGAGAAGTGAGTCCGGAGGAGATTGAGGAACTGGTCGCTGATGACCAACAGTGCGCCTACTTCGACATCTCAGCCAAGCGCAACACCAACGTGGACTCGATGTTCCGAGCCCTCTTCACTTTGGCCAAGCTGCCGAACGAAATGAGCCCGGACCTTCACCGGAAAGTGTCGGAGCAGTACTGCGACATGCTACAAAGAAAGTCACTGAAAAACAAGAAGTTCAAAGACGGGGAATCGTACGGGATAGTGGCTCCATTCGCCAGGCGCCCCAGCGTGCACAGTGACTTGATGTACATAAAAGAGAAAGCGATCGGCGGCAGCCAAGCGAAGGACAGAGAGAGATGCGTTATCAGCTAA
- the med9 gene encoding mediator of RNA polymerase II transcription subunit 9, with protein sequence MMAAVPAQQDSEDDDYSLLPLVHDIIKCMDKDSQDVHQEINKLKARIQETREQISSMPGIDKSPEEQQQQLQSLREQVRTKSLLLQKYKSLCVFDIPKT encoded by the exons ATGATGGCAGCAGTACCGGCACAGCAAGATTCAGAGGATGATGATTACTCTTTACTTCCCCTCGTTCATGATATTATAAAATG CATGGATAAAGACAGCCAAGATGTTCACCAGGAGATAAACAAGCTCAAGGCAAGGATCCAGGAGACTCGTGAGCAGATCTCCAGCATGCCAGGCATTGATAAGAGCCCtgaggagcagcagcagcagctgcagaGCCTGAGGGAGCAGGTGCGCACCAAGAGCCTGCTGCTGCAGAAGTACAAAAGCCTGTGCGTGTTCGACATCCCCAAGACCTAG